The window TGTAGCAGCTTTTAGTAAAACATTTGAAAGTATAGCGTGGAATGAGAGCTGTTGATAGCTAGTTGGGCACTGTAAGCTAATGGTAGCTTATTAGAGCTTGCAGCGATACCACTCCAAACGCTAGGCTAAGAAGCAGCCATTATCTGTAGGCCTTAACTCTTTAAATCGTTCATTTAGAAATTACGAAAATACAATTTAACTATACAACCACATGTTTTACTAACTTGTAGCGATTAAGATAACTTTCATGCCTAAAACAATACAACCAGTTTGTTCAGTGCTTTGTTTGTAGCTTAATTCGTTCGATTTAGCTAGTAACAAAGCTAATATTTATGTTAGCATTAAAGTAGGTTTCTGCCCCCGCTTCTGGAAGGAACATATTTGTTTAAGGCGGTGCTTTTAAGTAAATGCAGAAACTCATGTTTGTTGATTTATATTTTGTGTCGCTTTCACATTATAAAAttgcaaaataatttaaaatttatttgGCATTTAAGAGAAGGGAAAGGAATCAACAaaagtcaaaaagaaaaaaaaactgtctgaatAACTGTACTCATGTTATAGAAGTGCTGTTGAATCTATTGAAATGTCTCTCTTCCTTAGGCCAGTGTTTGGACGGGGTACTGGGGGAGATGGCAAAAATTTTGATGCCAGACAAAAAATTGGGAATATTGATGTAAGACAGCGACTTGGTGgaggaacaggtgagggtgtTCAGTATGCCTTCCAAATCTAACTGATCGGTGTTTTGTGTTTCGGGCTGTAAAGTTATCTTTGTCTGAAACTTTGATATTATCTCTCCTTAGGTTTTCAAGTGAAAGATGCAAGAGAAAAACTGGTTCAGAAAGATGCTCGTTTCAAAATTCGtggcaggggtggagcaggagCGGTGCAGGATGCTCGACAGATGATCAATTCACGCAAACAGGGGCAGAGTCAGATAAGTTCCCCTGCACAGAGCACACTAAAGGCAGCAATAACAAGCCAGCTCCAGAGCAAAACATTGGTGCCGCAGATACAGATACATACCAGCCATAACCTTGCTGGATTGAACACTAGGCAGTTTGCCCCTAATTTACATGGACTGGGTTCAAGGGGTAGCACGGCGCCACAACTGAGCAATAATGTCAGAATGATGGATGCTCGAGATAGACTGAGCCTCAAGAGGAGCATTGGAGGAACACAAACTCATGCAGCTGCTGCACCACCTTTAAAAATCACTAAGACCATACAGGTGAGGTTGAAAATAGTTCCTTTGGTGTAATGTCAGTGATATAGCTTGCACATGTGTAGACATGTTGAACTGTAAAGGTACACAAACTGGCTTGCTAATAAATAGTCCTTCTCTTTACAGCAACGTCCAGTAGGGATGTCGAGTGGAATACGTGCAGCTGCACAGGTCGAGCTGTTTTCCTATGTATAACATAACAGAATACCATTTCCATTTATTACTGTTTCAGGTTGTAAAACATGCAGCTAAACATGTTATTTTGTCTCTTCCAGCCTGTCTTAAATGAGCTTGATGGAATCCCCAGCAAACAAATAAAGATCACAACCAGCAACAGCATGCTACAAACGCGGGTACTTGTACAAACATATACTTGTAGGTATTGCAATATTGTGCTCGTTCCCACATtaaattttattatttatttcatacaGTCTGGTACAGTGGGCTCCACGTTCTCCATGTCAGCCCCGATCACCAAGGTGGTTAAAAATGATGCCTACACAGCCCCCCGTCCTCCTGTCCCTGTGGCTCCCACCCGGCCCAACACCAGCATGACTGCAGCCCGTTCCTCAGCTGCAGCGTCACAGCCGGTCTCCAGGACTCTTCAGCAGAGCACAGCAGAAACCAGCACGTCAGCCCCCGCTCCCCCTCAGGTAATTCCCTTCACCTATGCAACTCTTTATGGACTCCTTCCAGACCTTTGTCAGCTGTAGCCTTTCCCCATCTTAGGTGATTACAGTTGATGAGGCTGTAAATctttagcctagaaatctagacgcccctagcggccgcaaaatgtatttgctccggggctagtctagtcacttgtggtcgttttgcgaggctgcaaatcgaaaccttaatcgagccaatcaaatcttgaggagcggggtcggaggccgggctacgaagtgacgacagaggtgcgacgttttagtgtgtagttccagagggaggtaaacaatggctgcgcccagcgaacagtctttcgatttggctttggcagcgactagaaaatttagatatacagttttctttgcgagacgaacagataactgcacttaagtttttttttttttttttttaaagaacgtTTTCGGAGTACGGTTAATTTACCCGCTTGCTCCGTTGGtccgtcgcgctgactacgtaatccttcttcatcgctctgattggttgttgcgccatcctattgcgtggcgttgagtgcagaggcaacttgcaGGCATGATAATCCCTcacctttcggcgaaattcgccgttttgGTCCCAAAATAGGTGACTTGTGTAAatcgtgtagatttacacaagTGGGGGGGGGCGCAACACGTTATCTGGCTCATGACGGCTGCAGATGATAAATACTAGTTGTTATCTGCTAGCCTGCTTTTGCGAGACGAGTCATATGGAAACTAAGCTCAGTGGTGTTGAATGGAGAAATTCCTTGTTCACGCTGGATGGTTTTAAAAAACAGCAGACTTGATTTGGGCGTTTTTTGATAGTTAGAAAGCCGAgattgtttttttggtttttttcaactgaggagCTCTCTTGACATGGGCTAAGTCACTGTTCGCTACAACTTGTCTTGAACACCGTGAGAGCTAGCTAAAGCTCCGGTAGAAATGATTAGCTCCTGTTCGCTCGATATTGTTAAGGCCGTAGCCAGCTATGAGGAAAGCGAGGTCTGGACCTcggtagggctgggcgatatgggaaaAAAGGTATATCACGATATGGATTACTTTATATCCTGATAGCGATACATATCACGATATACCACAACAGAGGTTGCATTAGACTTTTTCATAGTCCTTTATTTTAACGGACAGGGACGAAAAAAATCCGCCATCGCCTATTTTAACCAGTCATCTCGTTTTCCAATGTGGGAGTCGCAACCCTGAACCGGGAACAACACAGCTTAACTCGGGGCCATAagagtaaacaaacagctttgtGAATACATGCTCTTTTACTCGACATTCACAACTTTGAGGATGGAGTCCATTTTGCTGCGTCTGCTGTGTCTCGTTGCATTGCTTTAACAAAAACTGcagatctctctctctcacactgacGTGCGTCTGCTCAGTGTTCAGCGCTTTGGTCACCAcaagcacttaaaaaaaacaaaagaaaaacaaagacgcGTGCAGATATTTATCCAACAGATCAGGCTTTACCCTACTGTTTTTCGCGATGACAGTCAGGACAGGTTGCGCTGTCAGTACAACTAACAGAGGAAACAGTAGTTCTTGGTACTCTAAAAGCCGGTCTGCAAATAGCCATAGCACTAGAACCTCCCTGGTAGTTCTACTCTGCACGGCTACTAGAAGGCTAGGCTAGCTTCAGTCCATCGGCCACGACTCACAACCAGCACATGTGTGCTAAAATACCCGTGACAGTAAACAACTTGATTTGTTATCAGTACCAAAGCAGTGTAGAATCATTGAACACCATGCACTCGGCGGTGCTATTATTAAGTAAACATGACTGACTTACCGGTACCCTTCCTTCAAACTTCCAAAAGTCCGTGAGCCTCTCTATATCCGTTCATCAATACGCCTATCCAATATGTTGTCAATTCGATCTGTTTATGGTCCTTGGTTATGTCAAACCTCGTCAGAGTGAGTGCTCCCTTTTTTGGTTATAGAAACCGCAAAGGTGTGAGCGCTCTGTTTTTAATATAGCTATGTCTGTGGTGCTGCGACGTGCAGTTGAGCTTCGTTGAGCAAACAGGAGCAAAGCAGACAGCTAAAACAAATTGTTGACGTGTTTCCGACGCTTTTGCCTTGGAGAATATTTATCTTGTAAGTACTGCTATGGAGACTTAATTTGTTATGGTAGCGAAATGTATTCTGCTAGTTTTCAGTAGATGCTAACTCGTTTCATTTTCATTGATCTCGGTTGCTAATCGAAACTTAGTTATACAACGCTTTTCTTGTATAATGTTTAAcagttgtgtttctgtctgtaattattttcagtttacaaaaaacaaatgagaaagaaGACAAGAGGACTTCATTAAAATACAGGAAAAGTCAAGCCTTGTGGTTTATTGAAGGACTTTTAATTGTTAGCTGGCTGTCTAGCTGTGCACTAGCATACGCACTGCAAGGAGAGcacaatgatgaaaaaaaagtttatcacGATAGAAAAAATAGAGGAGAAAGGTCACGATAGACATGTTTCTATCGTCCTCACGATATATATCGTCATATCGCCCAGCTCTAGACCTCGGTAAttttcagggattttttttttttaattttttttttttaatctcggtTTTCGCATACACATTTCAATTGACGTTTGTGATGACATCACTTTCGTGAATGTGTGAGTGCGTGGTACCATTTGAAAGGTCTGTTTCTGCCCTTTCCAACGGTGTGTATAACACGTGTGTGCGCTCCGTATTCGGGGAAAAAAGCACCGTCAACATAGTAGCTGCATACCAGTAATCAGT is drawn from Odontesthes bonariensis isolate fOdoBon6 chromosome 21, fOdoBon6.hap1, whole genome shotgun sequence and contains these coding sequences:
- the poldip3 gene encoding polymerase delta-interacting protein 3; amino-acid sequence: MADVSLDEVIRRRGINLKAPAKRPVFGRGTGGDGKNFDARQKIGNIDVRQRLGGGTGFQVKDAREKLVQKDARFKIRGRGGAGAVQDARQMINSRKQGQSQISSPAQSTLKAAITSQLQSKTLVPQIQIHTSHNLAGLNTRQFAPNLHGLGSRGSTAPQLSNNVRMMDARDRLSLKRSIGGTQTHAAAAPPLKITKTIQQRPVGMSSGIRAAAQPVLNELDGIPSKQIKITTSNSMLQTRSGTVGSTFSMSAPITKVVKNDAYTAPRPPVPVAPTRPNTSMTAARSSAAASQPVSRTLQQSTAETSTSAPAPPQPAFSPLEGTKITVNNLHPRVTEEDIVELFCVCGALKRARLVKVGVAEVVFVRKDDAVSAYRKYNNRCLDGQPMKCNLHIQGNVITSDQPILLRLSDTPGIGGSTKKDGLPPSLSRAAGQRASSQPTPEVDPQTILKALFKSTAQSTSTTEAPNSQTTAFRIKI